The genomic window TTTTCCTACATGCTTATAGCCGTTGGTGTCGATGGTATAGTACCTGCGGAAGAACCCTTCCATCAGCTCATCCGATATTCGGACATCGTAAATTTTGATAGTGTTGGTGTGTCTGTCGATGCTAACCTTAATATCCTTGAGAATGGCAAAGTTCTTCAGCTCTATCACCTTATCCTGATGCTTATACTCGTAGGAGCGAGAGAAGATGATGTTATTGCTCAGCATGTGGAACAGGGCATAGTCAAAGGTTGTTTCAAACCTGTGACCGAAATATTCCGGCACTTCCGCTTTGGGGTTATTTTTGAACTTGGGGTGCACCTCACACAAGGTCTGCTTGTTACGCCCAGTCTCTTTGCAGAACTCTGAAAGCGTGAACCTCGTGAAACCGAAAAGGTCCTTTTTCATTTTCCTCGAAATGAAGACGATGAAATCTTTCACAATACCGGCATCTTCATCAAAGGATTTCTCAATGTCTCTGATGTTATCGGCTACGCTCCTGTCAATCCTACTCAGGAAGTAGGTCGGATCGCTTAAAAGGGCCTCAGAGGGTTTGTTCTCGTGTTGCATAAGTTACTAAAAAACAGGTACGGATTGGCAACTCAGCCACTGGTACAGTCCTTCCTCCTCCTTATAAGGGACGGGTTGGTAAAAATCTTTGGGTAAGTTAAATTTTTTCAAAGTTAACAATGTACAAAATATAAATCTTTACAGAACTAACCTTTCTCGATTCGGATGCTGTACCCGACTTTCTGCAGCGTTTCCTGGGCTTTGATAAGCCTTGCCAAAAAGGTTTGCCTATAGCTCCCCTTCCCACGGCCAACGCCTTCATCCAGCTCGGCCAACTTCTCCCAGGTTAGGTTTGTCTCCTTAAACATAGCCTTCACCTCTGCAGTGATGTGGGTCTTAGGATCACACGCTGCACATGTCTCGCCTTGGTTGTTCTCACTCATAGTTTGAACCTGATAGATTGCTTAATTGATAACTCAACAGGCTCAAGGGCCTCCTTAAACAGTGGGTAAAAAGGGGAGGGACCTTTGTTTCCTACAGCAAAAGATGCCTGCTCTGCCTGTTGGTACTGCTGTTCCGAAACCTTGCGCCAGTCTATTTCATACCCCGCCTGTCGGGACAAAAGGGAAAAGAAAACCTTTAGTGTTCTGGTGTTCCCCTCGCGGAAGGGGTGAATGGCATTCAGTTCCTCAAAAAAATAAGATCCCTTCAATAGGAACTGCTCCCTGTCCAGTCCCTTTAAATACCCCGCTGCCTTCAGCTCCTGGAGTAAGTGGTTGGCATAGGGCTCAATCATACGTGGCGCGGCATGTACAGCATTGCCTTTGGAGATCATCACACTCCGTAGCTCCCCTGCCCAGGGATAGACGGTGCCAAAGGTTTCCTTGTGGATCAGCTGCCAAAGCGCTAAATTAAACTTTAGTTGGCTGACTAATTTACCAGGCAAAGCCAATACGTTATGCCTCCAATGAGTAAGCTCTAATTTGCTTAACTTAGCTGCGTCCCTAATGTTAAAATGATTGATCAGCACACTGGTGCCGGGATAGCAGTACCTGTCGTTCATTACAGATACTTTAAGTTGAATACCTGATTCATCTCCTCAGGCGTGATTTGTCCGTTGATATACAGCTCGTCCAGCACCTTGTTGAGCTCCTCCTCCTCGTAGCCCTCGCAGGAAGCGATGTGGTTTGTCTGCCCGAGTTGCTCCCTCCGTTCCTGGCGAACCATTTCCGATACCACAGGCCTGTCTCTGTACTGAGATAAAAGCTGCTGTACTTTCTGCTCCCTGACCTCCTGCTGCACTGTCTCCAGACTTCTAATAAGTCCGTTGAAGTACTCTGCTATAGTTCTGTGATTGCGCCGGTTCGTGGCTTCTATGGCTTTGATAAAGTACATATCGTCCACGTTGCTCTGGTCATAGTTTTCCAGTATGATCGTGGTCCCGTTCTGCAAAATGCCTTTTACTCTGTTCATGCTAACTCAAGGTAATGCCTGTAATGGTATACGAAATAGGCTTATCAAATGTAACAATATATTGTTACATTTGCAAATAAAAACAAGCTTTGCTTCTGTTTCCAATTCATATATTATCACAAGACTGTTAATCACCAACATATCTAAATCCGAAGTCATCTATGGCAAGAAGCAGTTCATCAAAAGAGGCTCTATGGTTATGTAAAAAAGTTGATGTAAACTAAAGGTAGCGGTATATTATTCTGTTGTTAAATCTAACAGTGATACCATGAACTGTAATTTCATTAGGGAAATCAAAGAGCAGGTAGAGCGGGAACTTACTGTGAAAGGCAAAAAAGTTGTGAGGGTGACAGTGCCAACGGAACTTCTCATATGTGAGAATGAGAGAGGGGCGCAAGAAGTCAAGGCGAGAAGTCAAGGCGGTGACTTTCTCAGAGTTGCACGTTCAGCTTAAGGAGTTAGAACGACATCAGAAATCCATTTTTATACATAGCTATTGTCCGTATTGTGGCACCAAAGTTCTGTGATAAGGGATATGCCAGAGATAGCGCTAGACAAAAGTACCTTACCCAAAGATGGACAGCATGTCAAGTGGCTAGTATGGATAAATGACGTAGAGGCTATCTGGAAAGAAGGGGAGTACCTTGCAAAAGAGCAGCTGTTCATCAGAGGGCCATTTAATGGAAGTTACAGTTCATTATTAACTATAAGCGATGAAGACTTCGATTCCGCTTGGCACGTGCTGAGGTGGGAGGCTGTGAACAGCAGCATCACAGTGCAAGGGAAGTAAGAAATATTTTCCAAGGGAGGTATATGATCGTTAGTGTGTCCCTTATTTCAAAGCAATAAAATCTACCACTGCATGATAGAGCCCTTGCGGTTTTGCCAGGATACTATACGGAGACATTTTTATTCTCAAGGAACTATAAAATCACACACCCAAAGAGTTGATCAATGTTCTGTGGGTCCGCCAGACTAACTTTAAAATAGCGTTATAGCGTTTATTAAGTTCATACTAATAAAATTGCTTGATACAGTTATTAAAAGGTAGTCAGACTTGAAAGCTAAGCCTCTTTGTCAAACCCCACAGCTTCCAGAAATAAGGCGAAGAAAGTCTTCCTCATAACAGGAGGAAATCATTGCACCAATAAATCTTAAGCTATTATTAGTCCACTGACATTATAGTCAAGTATCTGAATAACACTAATAAATAATACTTATAATATAAGGCTCAATATTTAATACATAACACATAATAATTATTATTTATTAGGTATTAAATATTCGTTATGTGGTTAATATCTAATCTTGATGATAGTCACTGAACATAAGTAATTGTATTATATGAGCCTTATCTAAACGAAAGACTCCGCTGAGCCTCTATCAAAGAAGCATGCTTCTCCTTATCCAGTGTTTTGATCAACTCATGCAAAAGCGAATAAGCGGTGTTAGATTGAAGCAGATCCACCTCCTGCACACTGTTTACCATCAACTTGCGGTTACAGATATTGATGCGGTTAAGCATCGGAACAATGCTGTTGAGGTAGCGGTTATAGAAGCCAGCGATATCTTCCACGCCGTCAGGAAGCTTATAGCCTGACTTTCCCTGAATGCTGGCAATTAGCACCCCGTTGTCGCGCAGGTGTTGGACACAAACCCGCAACTGCTGCTCCGAAAAAGCCGGAAATCTTCTTTTTAGCTTATCGATGATCTCCCGTTTCTCGATGAGGCGGTCAGGCGCAGTGCGGAACATCAGGTACAGGTACTGTAATACGGCAAGTGCTTCCTCCGAAAGGCTGTTTCTACCAGAGAGTGCCTCCTGCGCGGATTCCGAGGCTATTCTTCGGATAAGGTGGTTCTTCTGCTGGTCTTCAGGGGCAGGAGAGAGGAGATAATCTGTTCTTTCAAAAGGGAAAAAGTCAATAAACGTACGATCGTGCAGCAAGTCGAACAGTGCGGATGCCTTTTCGTGGCTGTGACTGGTGCAATAAATCTTGCCCAGGCAGCCTGAAAGAAAATCCGCCAGCTGCACCAGGGGCTCCTCTGCCTTATCCTCCACCAGGCGGTAAGTGCGCTCAGGCGTAAACAGATCCCGCTGGATAACTTTGGTTTCAATGTAATGGTGTAGGCTGCGCCGAAATTCTGGCCAGCCAAGCTGATCGGCATGTATTGAGAAAGCAGTAAAGTTTTTGGGAAACTGCTTGAGGAAAATCCGGTTGAAGTATTTATAGAACACATCATTACGATCAAACCCTGCTCCTTCCAGTTTGCTCTTGTTGATGACCATTCCCAGCACGACGAAGTCCAGCTGGCGCAGCTCCTTCAATACCTCCAATCTTTTCCGGAAGCCCTTCTTATCATTGGGGATACGGCTGGACTTGATGGGTTGGCCTTGAAAGAAGCGGTGGCTAATTGTTTCCCTTAGCTGCCGGGCCTGCTCCAGCTTCGTATCATCCAAAAGCACGGCTGTAAGCACAAGATGAGAGAAGGTACCGGCTTTATCCAGGTTCAGGCTGGCGTTTCCGTATTCGTCCAGAAAAATATGTACATGTTGCATAGGAGGAGTATAGGGTGATAGCACTTATGCCACATAAGATACAAAAGATGAAGCACTTTCAATATAAATATAGTAAGCCTAAACTACTCTGGTGAGGTGAGGGCATTCGTTTGAAGCTGCCCTTGTCGGATGTGCAGCCGCTGAACGGTGATGGCAAAGAATTTCTTCCCCCTGCGAGTGGTGAAGCCATGGCTGTTTAGCCGGTCAGCAATTTGCTGATAGGTCATATTCTTTTCCCGATACATCTGGATAAGTTCCGTAGCCTGCCGGTTGGCTTTGTGCGAGGCCGCGTTCTCACGCCGCACCTGGAGCCCTTTCGTCCTGGCTCCATGGGTCAGATTCTCTGGCGAACCCAAGGCAAAACCCTGTAGTTTTTTTTGCTGGAGCGCAGCTCTGGTCCTAGAGCTGATAAGTTCCCGCTCATGCTGGGCCAATACGGCGAAGATGCCGATGGTCAGGGTATTGGCATCCGGCATGTCCACAGCAAGAAAGTCCACGTGGCTGTCACGCAACTTAAAGATAAACCCGGCGTTACGACTGAGGCGATCAAGCTTGGCAATCAGCAGCTGGGCCTGCTCCCGCTTGGCCAGGGCGATGGCTGCCTCCAGCTCTGGTCGGTCGTTGCGCTTGCCGCTCTCCACTTCAATGTGCTCGGCAAGGAGCGCATCGCCGGCCTTTAGGAAACCCTTCACCATCTCTCGTTGTGACTCCAGGCCCAGCCCGCTCTGGCCTTGCTTCTTGGTGGAGACCCGGTAGTAGGCCACGTACTTCATCTTCGCTACTCCTTAATATATAGGTGAAACTCGGATGCAAAGATAGTTATAACATTTTATAAACGTCCGTTTTTAAAATGTTATAAAGCATAAATAGCGCTTATCCGCTTACAAGGCTCCGCCCAGAAAGTAAATTAAGTTGAAGAACGGAGGAGATGCTTAGCTTTTGCCACAGCATTTTTTTTGCCTCTCTCAGCTTTGAGAAAATACATTAATAAAGGTGTAAGATTTTGCACCTAGTATTGGTCCTGTGTGGTGCTACATTTCGGCCTTAACTATGGCCAAGCTAATGTGGTAAGTAAGCACGGGCAACACCATTAGCTGAATAAGAGGCAAAAGTTCTATTCTTAGCACTGGCACCATTGACATGCGGGGAGTGTATTCCCATACTCCTGTTTTAAGGGCCCACAGTTTGAAGCCTGTCGCAAGGGCACCCCCAATTAAAGCAGCAACAGCATACCCGTGTTTTGCGGTTACGCCTTGGCCAATAGAGGTCTTGATAGACAAGGTTAAGCAGGACATCCAACAGCAGAATCACTAAACCGTCAATCACAGCGGCAACAAAGCAGATCCAAAAATGCTCCACAAAACCGCCGTAGCCGTCATTCATACAGAAAGGCCTGCGCATTCTCCCATACCAGATTAACCCAGAACCTATTAAAAGTGTCCACACAGAAAGCTTGGCAGCACTCCTCCACCTTGGCTTACCATAATACTGCTCATCCATGATCGGCAGATATGTATGAATCTACGAGTGCGGCTGGATAACTTCAAACTGCTAAAAATCCTGTCGATCTTGAATTCATCATCTACAGGTTTGCTTTAACCCTATGGTTTCCAATTCACCTTTAATTGTAGTGAAGGGCTTGGTAGCAGGGGGAACTAGTAATTTATTTGCGATAACTCAAGGATACCCATTCCTTTTTACTCAACAGCTTGTTGCAACTCCATCAGGCACCTTAAAAGTAGCCTTGGAAAGTTCCAAATGTAATCAAACTGTGACTCCCATTTAATTCTAATACATAAAAAATATATAAATATTTTAATTAAAAATATAAAACAAAGAAACATTCTCAGAGTATACAAAGTACCTCCCAAGTACTTAGGAGTCATAATAAGCACTTAATTGCTTCTCCCTAGTGAAGATAGAGGTACTTCACCATGTTACTGGACTCGCACAACCAAAAGCTTGACACCCTTAACAATAGCTGTTGTTCAAATTTATGCACAGGGTGCGATGCAGCAAAACACAGGCAACACATAGGAAAAGGACTACAGTTTCTTGGCGGTCCCTAAAGGAGGCCAAATAAAAAATTAAAGGCCACCCAACAAGGAAAGAAGTAGTTTATAATACTTACATCATACAGTGATGCTAAGTAAAGGTCCAGGTGCTTGTCCAGTCAGTAAAAAGCATCTTGCCGAAAGAAAAACTAGTGTACCCGTAGATAAGAAGAACAAGAACTATAAAAAGCATATGATGACAAAGAGGCAGTAGCATAAATGTCGCTAGAATAAAGCAACTGAAGATATCGAAAGCATCAGTCTATGAGGAGTAGCAAAGAGCGTTGGCAAACGCATAAATTAAATATTGCTGATAAAGATTGGATGAAATAGATGTAGCCTTATCCTTCAAAGAGTAACTACTTTACTCAAAATAATATGATGAAAAATCACTGGATATGGATGATCATCGGATGCCTTCTGCCCTTGCTGCTGATCTTTCTGGCACCACTCTTAGGACTGGGTGGCGACATTCAGCTGTTTGTTTTCATCTTGATCATGTTCGTTTGCCACTTGCTAATGCCGATGCACGGAAGGCAAAGTCCTAAACAGGACAGTACTAACGAGCACTCTGGAAATGTAAAACCAGACAGAAGTCATGAGCAGCATCAACATTAAAAAGTTTGGCCTGGCATGCGGACTAACGGGTGCTATAAGTTACATGGGGTGCATCCTGTTAATGGCCACGGTGGGATATAAGGGAACGGTAGGTTTCTTCAACAGCCTGTTTCACGGGTTGGATGTTTCATCTATCATCCGGATGAACATCCCCTTGTGGGAAGCCATGATAGGGATTGTGGAGATTTTTATTCTTTCCTGGCTCTTAGGTGCCTGCATTGCGGCTATTTATAATGTTAGCCTCAGAAGCCCATGAGTGTTCGGCATGAGCCTGGATAAAAAAGTGCAAACTAACAAACTTCTTTAAACCTTTTGAGCGATGAAAGATAAGGTAAAAATAGCTGTTAACGGATATGGGGTTATCGGCAAACGGGTGGCCGATGCTGTCCGGCTGCAAGGCGACATGGAGCTTTCCGGAATTTGTGATGTGGTCTCTGACTGGCGTGTTAAAGTGGCCGCACACAAAAGATACCCGGTATTTGCCTTTGATAGTGCGTCTCAAGAGCAAATGGCAAAGGCAGGTATCCAAGTGCAGGGCACATTGACAGACCTTTTGAAGAGCTGCGAGCTGGTAGTGGACTGCACCCCGAAAAAGATAGCGGCTCAGAACATAGAAAAGTATCAAGAGGCGAGACTGAAGTTCATCGTGCAGGGGGGCGAGAAGCACGAAACTACCGGCCATTCCTTTAGTGCCGAAAACAACTATGACACCGCTCTAGGAAGGGAGTCCACCCGGGTGGTATCGTGCAACACGACCTCCATTATCAGAACCCTAACGGCTCTGAAAAAAGCAGGCCTCTTGAAGAGAGCAAGGGGCACTTTGCTGCGCAGAGCAACAGACCCTTGGGAAAGCCACCTCAACGGAATCATCAACACGCTGGTGCCGGAGCCTGAGATCCCCAGCCACCAAGGGCCGGACGCACAGAGCGTAGACCCGGAGCTGGATGTGATTACAGCGGCAGTAAAAGTGCCGGAAACGCTCAGCCACCTGCATTACTGGAATGTGCAGCTCACCCGTGAGGCTAGCAAAGAAGAAGTGCTGCAGGCTTTCAGTAACTCCTCTCGCATCGCCATGATCAGTTACGGGGATGGCCTATCGGCCAACAATACGGTAAAGGAACTGATGCTGTCTTTGAACCGGCCTTACGGCGACATGTACGAGGTGGCGCTGTGGCAGGACATGCTGAAAGTGGTAGGAAGTGAATTGTTTTTCGCCTACCTGGTAGACAACCAAGCCATTGTCATTCCGGAAACCATCGATGCGATCAGGGCGCTGACACGGCTGGAAGAAAATGCACAGGCTTCCATACAAAAGACCAACGCTGCCTTGGGAATACGGCAGGGGGCTTTTATTTAATATATGGAGGAACTGCTGGTAATCAAAGTTCTTTTAGGCCTAGGCAATGAAACAGGGTGTATTTAACATAATAGCGATTGGTATTAGTGTGGCAGGGAGTGTCATTATAATATATGGTACGCTTTTGACCCTTTTCCGCTTTATAAAAACGGAGATGCGCTTCTTGCATGACGCTACCGCTGTTGTGGTGAGGCAGGAGCGTAACCGGTCCAGGCTGTCGGCTTACTTGTTGCTTGGGCTTGATTTTATGCTGGCGGCTGATATCATCCACACCATCCACGACCCCAGCCTGAATGAGCTCTATGTTTTGGGGCTGATCGTAGCTATCCGGTCCGTGATCAGCTTCTTTCTCATGAAGGAGATAAAAGAATCAGTAAGTATCCATGCAAGTTGAGCAATTGATTTTCATGCTATACCCGTACGGGCGCGACTGGTGGGGATGGGCTCTTCATAACCTTTGCCATCATAGCAGCGCTTTTAAAAATGTTTTCAATGTGAAATACCTAACCGGAGAAACCTAACCAGGCACAAGGCCTTTTAACGCAGGCTACTCCACAGTGTACCGTCCGGTCGGCTATTTATGTACTGGCTGACGTTGAGTAAGGATTGCCCGGTAAAACCATATTTTTCAGGCTTATGAGACCTGAGTGCCTGTTCAAGCAAACTCTTCCCCCAAAAAAACAGCTATGACTGATTATCAAAAGAACCTCCATCCTTACGTTTATTCGGCTGCTTACCAGAAGCGCGTGGCCTACTTTTCGATGGAATACGCTATTGTACAATGCCTCAAAACGTATTCCGGAGGCTTAGGCTTCCTGGCAGGCTCGCATATGCGAAGTGCCTACCATCTGAAGCAGAACGTGGTCGGGATAGGCATTCTGTGGAAGTACGGCTACTATGATCAGGTGCATAAGTCAGACCAGACTATGAGCGTCTTGTTTCTGGAGAAGATATATTCCTTTCTGCAGAAGACAGACATGCAGTTTGAGATTAACATAAACGATTCCCCTGTTCAGGTGGGCGTGTATTACCTTCCCCCAAATGCTTTTGATACTGCCCCCATTTTTTTTCTAACTACAAACTTGCCCGATAACGATTACCTGGCTCAAACCATTACCCACAAGCTTTATGACTCGAATCAGGAAGCCAAAATTGCGGCCAGTATTCTACTTGGGGCAGGAGGGCATAAATTGCTGGAGATTTTAGATCTCGCCCCGGATGTATACCACCTCAACGAGGCGCACGCGCTGCCCCTTGCATTCACTTTATTTCATAAGTACGGGCAGGCTGAGGAGGTCAGGAAACGGCTGGTATTTACCACACACACCCCCGAAGCTGCCGGAAATGAGAAAACGGACATCCGGCTACTGGACAAAATGGGCTACTTTTCCTACCTGCCATTGAATGAGGTACGACAAATCACGGGTATAAAAGAGGATACCTTTGACCACACGCTGGCTGCGTTGCGCTTAGCCCGAAAGGCAAATGCTGTTTCCCGTATGCACGGGGAGGTAGTTCAAACGCTATGGGGTGGACACCCGGAAATTTGCCCTATTACCTATATCACCAATGCACAAAGCTATTCCTACTGGGCGGACCAGTATATGTATGAGTACCTCCAGCAAGGAGACGACGAAAAGCTCTTTCTAAGGAAGCGACAACTTAAAAAACAGCTTTTTGAAGAGGTGGCCGACCAAACCGGTGATCTGCTGGATGAAAATGTCTTTACCATCGTATGGGCCCGGCGTTTTGCAGCATACAAGCGGGCTGATCTGATAATGAATGATATGATTCGCTTCGAACGTATGTTAACTGACTCCGAAAAACCTGTTCAGGTAATATGGGCAGGGAAGCCGTACCCGACAGACTATGCTGCTGTTTCTGTGTTCGACCGATTGGTACATCATAGTAAAAAGTATCACCACTGCTCCGTACTGGTAGGGTATGAACTCAAACTGTCAAAACTACTGAAACAAGGGGCAGACCTGTGGTTAAGTAACCCGCTGGTGACGCATGAGGCTTCGGGCACAAGCGGTATGACAGCAGCCATGAACGGTGCAGTTTTGCTTTCTACTGCCGACGGTTGGGTGCCGGAATTCATCCGGCATGGCAGCAATGGGTTCATGGTACCACCCGTAGACCCAACACTGCCACTTCATGAGCAAAACAGCCTGGATGCCAAAAAAATTCTGGATACACTTGAACAAGAGATCCTGCCCCTGTATTACCAGGAACCGGAACAATGGTTAACGATCGTAAAAAACGGCATGCGGGACATCCTGCCACTCTTTGACTCAGATCGCCTGGCCAGGGAGTATTATGAAAAACTGTATAGCAGTTAAAGACGCAGTACAGACTGCCGTTAACGATACTAAAGGTCCCCTACGCACATCGGATACCATCAGTTTAAATGCTAGAGAATTCAATGACGACCCATGCTTAGATGAGCCGTTACATATTGTGCATACTTCTTCTCCCTAACTTCTGCAGGCACGAGACCGGCAAAAGAAAATACTGATTGAGCAAATGGCAGGTTGAAGGGCAACCAGGAACAACTATGATAGAAACAGACAGCTCATAACATAGCCATATCTGTAAGTCAGCTGCAACGTGAGCAGAAGAAGCTTACGGTACAGGTAGAAACAGAGAGCCGTACAACCGCGACCTTAGATTGGAACGCAAATACCTCATGCTTTACCAGTGTCTTTCAAAGCAAAGTCCTGATAGATTCTAAATGATAGCAGATTATTTAATGTCAAAAGACCAGTAATTATGTACACATCCTGTTTTATAACCAGTAGGTTCACCTATTCCAACGCAGGCAGTTTCCCGTCTAGACGGGTAAGGGCTGTAAGGAACCTTAAAGCTGCTAGGTTGCTCTTCATTGCGTTTGTATCTGTTTTTGTTGCTGGATGTGACGCTAACAATAAGAACAGCACTGCTGCCGGGGACAGATTTATAGACTCCGTTGCCCACTCAAAAGTAGACTCTGTCGCCCAATCAAGTGAACCTACGGAGGGAGCCGAAGGCGGCATGAGCATGATTCACCAGGGAATGGATTTGATGAGGTCAGGCAAAGAAATGGTGGACAAGGGATATTCAGATCAGGACAAACCTACGGTGGAAAGAGGAATGCGAATGATAGATCAGGGTATGGAAATGACAAACTTGGGGAAAGGTATGATGGAAAAAGATAAAGGTGCTATGGCCGACCAAAATATGAGTGATGATATGGATATGATGGACACAGGCATGGATATGATGAACATGGGAAAAAACATGGCCGACAGCAGCATGAACGCAAAGGGTATGGATATGGACATGATGGATAAAGACATGCATAAGGGCATGGACATGATGGATAGAGGCATGGACATGATGGACAAGGTCGCAGATAAAATGAAGAATAACCAAATGAATAAAAGCAAAGCTCCTATGCCCAAGGATGCACCAATGGAGGATGGAGATATGTAGTTGATCGCTCTTTTAGAAAATTAGTGGTAGAAACTCCCTTTACGGAAAAATGACTTTTCTGTCTTTTTGGATGAAATCGAGAAATGTTTAGCAATGAAGTCTTTTCACGCTCTAGTTCCCTTCTTTCTTTCTGCGGCAGTGTTAGTTGCTGCGGCATGTCCTGCCGTTTCTCAAGTACCTCCGGGA from Pontibacter sp. SGAir0037 includes these protein-coding regions:
- a CDS encoding Fic family protein; amino-acid sequence: MNDRYCYPGTSVLINHFNIRDAAKLSKLELTHWRHNVLALPGKLVSQLKFNLALWQLIHKETFGTVYPWAGELRSVMISKGNAVHAAPRMIEPYANHLLQELKAAGYLKGLDREQFLLKGSYFFEELNAIHPFREGNTRTLKVFFSLLSRQAGYEIDWRKVSEQQYQQAEQASFAVGNKGPSPFYPLFKEALEPVELSIKQSIRFKL
- a CDS encoding DUF3800 domain-containing protein, whose amino-acid sequence is MQHVHIFLDEYGNASLNLDKAGTFSHLVLTAVLLDDTKLEQARQLRETISHRFFQGQPIKSSRIPNDKKGFRKRLEVLKELRQLDFVVLGMVINKSKLEGAGFDRNDVFYKYFNRIFLKQFPKNFTAFSIHADQLGWPEFRRSLHHYIETKVIQRDLFTPERTYRLVEDKAEEPLVQLADFLSGCLGKIYCTSHSHEKASALFDLLHDRTFIDFFPFERTDYLLSPAPEDQQKNHLIRRIASESAQEALSGRNSLSEEALAVLQYLYLMFRTAPDRLIEKREIIDKLKRRFPAFSEQQLRVCVQHLRDNGVLIASIQGKSGYKLPDGVEDIAGFYNRYLNSIVPMLNRINICNRKLMVNSVQEVDLLQSNTAYSLLHELIKTLDKEKHASLIEAQRSLSFR
- a CDS encoding recombinase family protein; translation: MKYVAYYRVSTKKQGQSGLGLESQREMVKGFLKAGDALLAEHIEVESGKRNDRPELEAAIALAKREQAQLLIAKLDRLSRNAGFIFKLRDSHVDFLAVDMPDANTLTIGIFAVLAQHERELISSRTRAALQQKKLQGFALGSPENLTHGARTKGLQVRRENAASHKANRQATELIQMYREKNMTYQQIADRLNSHGFTTRRGKKFFAITVQRLHIRQGQLQTNALTSPE
- a CDS encoding DUF5676 family membrane protein, with product MSSINIKKFGLACGLTGAISYMGCILLMATVGYKGTVGFFNSLFHGLDVSSIIRMNIPLWEAMIGIVEIFILSWLLGACIAAIYNVSLRSP
- a CDS encoding type II glyceraldehyde-3-phosphate dehydrogenase, encoding MKDKVKIAVNGYGVIGKRVADAVRLQGDMELSGICDVVSDWRVKVAAHKRYPVFAFDSASQEQMAKAGIQVQGTLTDLLKSCELVVDCTPKKIAAQNIEKYQEARLKFIVQGGEKHETTGHSFSAENNYDTALGRESTRVVSCNTTSIIRTLTALKKAGLLKRARGTLLRRATDPWESHLNGIINTLVPEPEIPSHQGPDAQSVDPELDVITAAVKVPETLSHLHYWNVQLTREASKEEVLQAFSNSSRIAMISYGDGLSANNTVKELMLSLNRPYGDMYEVALWQDMLKVVGSELFFAYLVDNQAIVIPETIDAIRALTRLEENAQASIQKTNAALGIRQGAFI
- a CDS encoding DUF1622 domain-containing protein, which translates into the protein MKQGVFNIIAIGISVAGSVIIIYGTLLTLFRFIKTEMRFLHDATAVVVRQERNRSRLSAYLLLGLDFMLAADIIHTIHDPSLNELYVLGLIVAIRSVISFFLMKEIKESVSIHAS
- the glgP gene encoding alpha-glucan family phosphorylase gives rise to the protein MTDYQKNLHPYVYSAAYQKRVAYFSMEYAIVQCLKTYSGGLGFLAGSHMRSAYHLKQNVVGIGILWKYGYYDQVHKSDQTMSVLFLEKIYSFLQKTDMQFEININDSPVQVGVYYLPPNAFDTAPIFFLTTNLPDNDYLAQTITHKLYDSNQEAKIAASILLGAGGHKLLEILDLAPDVYHLNEAHALPLAFTLFHKYGQAEEVRKRLVFTTHTPEAAGNEKTDIRLLDKMGYFSYLPLNEVRQITGIKEDTFDHTLAALRLARKANAVSRMHGEVVQTLWGGHPEICPITYITNAQSYSYWADQYMYEYLQQGDDEKLFLRKRQLKKQLFEEVADQTGDLLDENVFTIVWARRFAAYKRADLIMNDMIRFERMLTDSEKPVQVIWAGKPYPTDYAAVSVFDRLVHHSKKYHHCSVLVGYELKLSKLLKQGADLWLSNPLVTHEASGTSGMTAAMNGAVLLSTADGWVPEFIRHGSNGFMVPPVDPTLPLHEQNSLDAKKILDTLEQEILPLYYQEPEQWLTIVKNGMRDILPLFDSDRLAREYYEKLYSS